GCGATTCTGAGGGGAAACCAGATGGGTTGGAATCCGCTCTCGTTGTTTTTCAAGATGTGACAAATAGAACCCTTCTGTCGATCTTGGTCGGGCCAGGCGTGCTTTGGGTGCGCCTCCCAGAAAAGCCTCTAGCTTTCTTGCGACTTCGGCACTCTGCTGGTACCGGAGTTCTGGGTTCTTCGCCATCATGAAGGAGGACACTTCGCTCAATCCACTTGGCATTGCACGAAATTCATCGAGTGGGCGAACCGGTTCCGTGGCATGACGCTGCATTTTTTCAGCGACTTCTCCATCCGGAAAAGGCGGTTGGCCTGATAGCAGTTGATAAAAAATACAACCTAGTGCGTAGATGTCCGAAAGCGGAGTGGGCGCTTGTCCCTGCCTTTTCAACTCTGGAGCCAGATAGTCCGCTTGGTCCAGCAAGCGTTGTTTGGGATCGGACGCGGTGAAATCAACAGGGGCGTTTCGTTGCAGTGGCAGTCGACGCAGTCGTGAATGGTTGCCCGGCTGCAAGACCAGTTCGTTCGGAAGCACGAATCCGTGGATGAGGGTAGCTGTGTGGATTTGATTGAGTGCGAGAGCAATTTGGTGGGTAATTCGTATCGCGTCACCGCTGGGTAACGGTTGTTCCTTTGCGAGCAGGCTGCGAAGGGTGATTCCCTCCACATCCTCAGAGATGGCAATTCGAAAGGGACCGTCCTGAATGGTCTCATAGCAGCGGTCCAGATGAGGATGATCGAGACTCTGGTGCCGTGCTGCTTGGGATTCGATTTCTGCCCAATCGTCCGCAGATCCGTGCCAGAAATGTAATAGGACACGGTGATTGGTTGGCCGGTGTACGCCGGCAAATCGACGAATTCCGAGTCCACTTTCCACTCGGTCGTTGACCCGGTAATCGCCGAAAAAAAACGGTCCTGGCTTGCCGGCTAAGAGAACCTGTGCCTGATAAACGCTGAGTCGTTTTTCACTCACTAGCCAACTGGCAAGTGTTCGTGCGTTGGCGTCAACGTTGGCTCCACTGACTGCCTGAAAGCGATCATGCAATGTGGTGCATTCACTGGCACTAAATAGAGAGCTCGTGCGAGCAAGCTTCCAAAATTGTTCGATCGGAACGGACATGCCGACGGGGCCTCAAAACGGGGTGAGGATTTCCGGCTCCTGCCTGGAGTTGAACCGAGCGGCCCACCACTTTCCGCTAGATCTCAGTCTATCATCGACCGTCCAGTTCGGGTCTAAAATGGACGAAATCCTCGGTGCTCCAACGAGTCTGCTGCATTTGCTTTAACGCTTGGCTGCGGCTGATCTGCTTTCTGAAACCTGACGAATAATCTCACTCGCTCGCTGAATCTGTTCGGTTGTGACGTCCAAATGAGTGAGTGCTCGCACGCGTTTGTGCGACTCGCAGAGCATATGAACGTTGAGGCAAGCTAAATCTTCTGCAAACTCATGAGCTGAACCTAGCTCTGAATCGACGTCAAAGAAGACAATATTTGTCTCGACGGAGTCTTGAGCCAAGCGGATTCCAGGCGTGTCTTGAATGGCTGTCGCCAACAGTTGAGCATTGGCATGATCTTCAACCATGCGGTCGAAGTGATTGCGCAACCCGAATAAGGCACCAGCGGCGATGATGCCGGACTGTCTCATTCCGCCGCCAAATAGTTTGCGGTGTCGGCGAGCTTCCTGCATAGCCTCCGCAGATCCGACGAGCGCGGATCCCACGGGCGCACCAAGTCCTTTACTAAAGCAGACGCTCACGGTGTCAAAATCAGTACAAAGGTCAGCCAAGGATATTTTGGTGGCAGCGGCTGCATTGAACAATCTGGCTCCATCGAGGTGGGTCCGGAGTCCGTTTTTATGCGCCCAAGTGCAGATGGCAGTGACTTCCTGCTGCGGTTGAATCTTGCCACCCCCTCGATTGTGCGTATTTTCCAGGCAGACCAGTCTTGTTCGTGTGAGGTGGTCGTTCTCTGGGCGGATCATATGCTGTAATTGTTCGAGCGTGACCACACCGTGGCCACCGTCGACCGTCCTTGCGACCACTCCGCTGAGTTGGGCGAATGCCCCCTGTTCGTAGTTGAAGATATGGCAGTTGGTATCGCAGAGGAATTCATCGCCCGGTTTGCAATGGACTCGGATGCCAACTTGGTTGGTCATCGACCCGGAAGGCATGAAGACCGCTTGTTCCTTTCCAAGCAAACCGGCAATTTCTTCTTGCAATTCGGCGACCGTTGGATCGACGTCAATGACGTCGTCCCCGACATGGGCAGCAGCCATGGCCTGCCGCATTTCGGCTGTAGGGCGGGTGACGGTGTCACTTCGTAAGTCTATACGTTCATGCGACATAATCGAGGCTCGGCGGATCGTTTGGTGGAATTGACATGAGCCTACCAATCGCCTTTGCCAGATTCCAGGGGGCAGTCCGAGAGGGCATTGCGTGGGCTAGGCGGCAACTGCGATTCGAGACAAAATACTCCGGTGAATTCTCTTTTTCTTGACGGTATAACGGATCAAATGGCTCCAATAAATCTCAATATCGATTTCATTGATATCCGCGAGGGCGACGCTCAACCCACGTTGGAAGCCCTACGACGGAAACTCAGCCCGCGAGGCGACGTCACCAGTGATGCGAGTCGTTTGCGGACGATTGAGGTGTTTGGCGAACCGCTTACACCGATGCAGGTAGTTGAAAAAATCTGCAGCGATGTTCAACAGCAAGGAATGAATTCCTTATTGGACTACTGCCAAAAACTTGATGGTGCCGAACTGAGTGCGGACACGTTGCGGGTTCCAGCAGCTGAGCTCGCCGCCGCCCATCAGCAGGCGGATCCGGATTTTCTCAGAACGATTCGCCGGATTCGCGAAAACGTGAATGAATTTCAGTCAGCCATTTTACATCAGGATGTGGAGGTAACCCGAGAGGTCGGCGTATCGCTGAAGCAGCGATATTTGCCGCTACGACGAATTGGCATTTGTGTTCCCGGTGGGGCCGCTGCCTATCCCTCAACGGTCCTGATGACTGCGGTTCCCGCACAGGCGGCGGGTGTCGATGAAATCGCTGTTGTTGCTCCTCCAACACGCTTCGGTGCTTACAACCCGGATATTCTTGCCACCTGCCATGAATTGGGGGTCAGCGAGGTATATCGAATGGGAGGTGCTCAGGCCGTGGCAGCGCTCGCCTTTGGGGTGACCGGCATCGAACCCGTAGACAAAATTGTGGGGCCGGGCAATTTGTTCGTTGCACTGGCAAAAAAAACGGTGTTCGGAGAAGTTGACATCGATTCTATCGCTGGGCCGAGTGAGGTTGTCGTTTTGGCCGATGGGGGGGCACATCCTGCGGACATTGCCGCGGACATGCTTGCTCAAGCGGAACACGCT
This genomic stretch from Pirellulaceae bacterium harbors:
- a CDS encoding GntG family PLP-dependent aldolase, giving the protein MSHERIDLRSDTVTRPTAEMRQAMAAAHVGDDVIDVDPTVAELQEEIAGLLGKEQAVFMPSGSMTNQVGIRVHCKPGDEFLCDTNCHIFNYEQGAFAQLSGVVARTVDGGHGVVTLEQLQHMIRPENDHLTRTRLVCLENTHNRGGGKIQPQQEVTAICTWAHKNGLRTHLDGARLFNAAAATKISLADLCTDFDTVSVCFSKGLGAPVGSALVGSAEAMQEARRHRKLFGGGMRQSGIIAAGALFGLRNHFDRMVEDHANAQLLATAIQDTPGIRLAQDSVETNIVFFDVDSELGSAHEFAEDLACLNVHMLCESHKRVRALTHLDVTTEQIQRASEIIRQVSESRSAAAKR
- the hisD gene encoding histidinol dehydrogenase, which gives rise to MAPINLNIDFIDIREGDAQPTLEALRRKLSPRGDVTSDASRLRTIEVFGEPLTPMQVVEKICSDVQQQGMNSLLDYCQKLDGAELSADTLRVPAAELAAAHQQADPDFLRTIRRIRENVNEFQSAILHQDVEVTREVGVSLKQRYLPLRRIGICVPGGAAAYPSTVLMTAVPAQAAGVDEIAVVAPPTRFGAYNPDILATCHELGVSEVYRMGGAQAVAALAFGVTGIEPVDKIVGPGNLFVALAKKTVFGEVDIDSIAGPSEVVVLADGGAHPADIAADMLAQAEHAPGASILIAWEDDVLKNSLVELNRQVAELSRSELTVQSLENFGTLIRVTDEEEACRLTDFIAPEHLHIATANADELCLKIRNAGATFLGYFTPVALGDYAAGPSHVLPTGGTARWASGLSANDFLRSGSVIQYSKKALLDIAEDVGRLADKEELTAHRASVDVRLR